Proteins encoded in a region of the bacterium genome:
- a CDS encoding efflux RND transporter periplasmic adaptor subunit — protein sequence MRKITVIISVLLLGVIALIIIQKFNAKLPLSITQIQEKEGIPVEAVEIRPDSLLEFLNVTGRVGSEEDAYLSSKAGGRILEFHKDAGDVVIDGEKLVEIDTSSLEIQKTQAQNQVKIAENNLNQSQAQFEDVKRNLDRMRNLFKDGTISKRELEQFELNFKTAKQTLESAYAQLEVAKDNLRIVDVNIQDHGIFAPFDGVVGIRRADVGEIISPGQSIISLYNPQKLNAQVKVAEKDISGLQIGQRAILTLDVSTIKQLKGQVTRISGAPDANTRLFDVYINFEDMSNNIIPGIFLQGKILVDTKENIMTLSNKALIKEGMEYFVFAVEDNHAVKKQVKLGNRSEDKFEIISGIDFGTKIITFGKENVKEGSLVKVIEGN from the coding sequence ATGAGAAAAATAACAGTCATAATATCAGTACTTTTGTTGGGAGTAATTGCTTTAATAATAATTCAAAAATTTAACGCGAAATTACCTCTAAGTATTACTCAAATTCAAGAAAAAGAAGGGATTCCCGTAGAAGCAGTTGAAATTAGACCTGATTCTTTGCTCGAATTTCTTAATGTAACAGGCAGAGTAGGCAGTGAGGAGGATGCATATCTTTCGAGTAAAGCTGGGGGCAGAATATTAGAATTTCATAAAGATGCAGGTGATGTTGTTATAGACGGGGAAAAACTAGTTGAAATAGATACTTCTTCTTTAGAAATTCAAAAAACCCAAGCGCAAAATCAGGTAAAAATTGCTGAAAATAATCTAAATCAGTCTCAAGCGCAGTTTGAAGATGTAAAGCGAAACTTAGATAGGATGCGTAATTTGTTCAAAGATGGCACGATTTCTAAAAGAGAATTGGAGCAATTTGAACTGAATTTTAAAACTGCAAAGCAAACTCTTGAATCCGCTTATGCTCAACTTGAAGTTGCAAAAGATAATTTAAGAATAGTAGATGTGAATATCCAAGACCACGGCATATTTGCTCCTTTTGACGGAGTTGTGGGGATAAGAAGAGCCGATGTCGGTGAAATTATTAGCCCAGGGCAATCTATAATCAGCCTATATAACCCTCAAAAGTTAAATGCTCAAGTAAAAGTTGCCGAAAAGGATATTTCCGGTTTACAAATCGGTCAGCGCGCAATACTAACACTTGATGTGTCGACCATTAAACAATTAAAAGGGCAAGTTACAAGAATTTCCGGCGCTCCGGACGCAAATACGAGGTTGTTTGACGTATATATAAACTTTGAAGACATGTCCAACAATATAATTCCCGGAATTTTTTTGCAGGGTAAAATCTTGGTCGACACAAAGGAAAATATTATGACCTTATCAAACAAGGCGCTGATAAAAGAAGGTATGGAATATTTTGTGTTTGCTGTCGAAGATAACCATGCAGTAAAAAAGCAGGTAAAATTGGGCAATAGGTCTGAGGATAAGTTTGAAATTATATCGGGGATAGATTTTGGAACTAAAATTATAACCTTCGGGAAAGAGAATGTTAAAGAAGGTTCACTTGTAAAGGTTATAGAAGGAAACTAA
- a CDS encoding TolC family protein — translation MKKSIFLVIFSLPFFVFAQGDVLTLKQSVSIALENNASIKLANEKIKEAQAEKNQALSYFFPKIYSSSSYTRLDEKSEMASVVLSDDEIYDYNLNLVQPIFHGGLLPAYNLQNENLKVSQSYLESTQNNLILEVKKAYFQVLGTGKIKQVAQESVTLTKAHLNTVEAYFKEGLVSEVEVLRAKVALANARQSLIDANNALELSKSYFNSLLNRNLGQEVMIEDVLYLDDYNIDLSLAMRQAINSRPEIKEANSRMKISQSGVSISRSSFLPQVSLIGKWDKIKGAEVPIDEWKESWSAIVSVEMDIWDWGENLNEVRKVKAQFEQARSSLELLVNNIELEVRQAYFTLLSEKEKIKVQEIAVKEAEKNFRDTSLRFKEGLSTNTDVLDAQVLLSQARTSYYQALYGYNIAFSQLERAMGAKIKD, via the coding sequence GTGAAAAAATCCATTTTTTTGGTTATATTTAGTTTGCCGTTTTTTGTCTTTGCGCAGGGGGACGTGCTTACTCTCAAACAAAGTGTATCTATTGCGTTGGAGAATAACGCATCCATAAAATTAGCCAATGAAAAAATAAAAGAAGCGCAAGCGGAAAAAAACCAGGCGTTAAGCTATTTCTTTCCTAAAATTTACAGTTCTTCTTCTTATACGCGTTTAGATGAAAAAAGCGAAATGGCATCAGTGGTTTTAAGCGATGATGAGATTTACGATTACAATCTGAATTTAGTACAGCCTATTTTTCACGGGGGTCTTTTGCCTGCATATAATTTGCAAAATGAAAACCTTAAAGTGAGTCAAAGCTACTTAGAATCGACCCAAAATAATCTGATTTTGGAGGTTAAAAAGGCGTATTTCCAAGTTTTGGGCACGGGGAAAATTAAGCAAGTAGCACAAGAGTCAGTAACTTTAACAAAGGCTCATCTTAATACCGTAGAAGCATATTTTAAAGAGGGGCTTGTTTCCGAAGTTGAAGTTTTAAGAGCAAAAGTTGCTTTAGCAAACGCTCGGCAGAGCCTAATAGATGCAAATAATGCCTTAGAATTGTCAAAATCTTATTTTAACAGTCTTTTGAATAGAAACCTCGGGCAAGAGGTAATGATAGAAGATGTACTATATTTAGATGATTATAATATTGACCTTTCTTTGGCTATGCGCCAAGCAATTAATTCAAGACCTGAAATAAAAGAAGCCAACAGCAGGATGAAAATTTCACAAAGCGGAGTAAGCATTTCACGTTCTTCTTTTCTGCCTCAAGTTTCGCTTATCGGAAAGTGGGATAAAATTAAAGGAGCGGAGGTTCCTATAGATGAGTGGAAAGAATCCTGGAGCGCAATTGTATCGGTAGAAATGGATATATGGGACTGGGGAGAAAATTTAAACGAAGTTAGAAAGGTAAAAGCTCAATTTGAGCAAGCGCGTAGCAGTTTAGAACTTCTTGTAAATAATATAGAACTTGAAGTAAGACAAGCGTATTTCACATTGCTATCGGAAAAAGAAAAGATAAAAGTGCAGGAGATAGCAGTAAAAGAAGCCGAGAAAAATTTCCGCGATACTTCATTGCGATTCAAAGAGGGGCTTTCGACAAATACGGACGTTTTGGATGCGCAGGTTTTACTTAGTCAGGCAAGAACAAGTTATTATCAAGCTCTTTATGGATATAATATTGCCTTTTCGCAACTTGAAAGAGCGATGGGAGCAAAAATTAAAGATTAA
- a CDS encoding MarR family transcriptional regulator, with amino-acid sequence MQEIEKIAESISRLQRKMRAKLSNELSQGEITIPQYHILEHLNDRGETTMREIADYLFVTPPAVTGLVDKLVKMQLVKRDFSSSDRRIIIISLTPKGNTVISKIKNQSNELFISIFKGFSAQDRKNFMEVTKKMEKLL; translated from the coding sequence ATGCAGGAAATAGAAAAAATAGCAGAAAGTATTTCTCGGCTACAGAGAAAAATGAGAGCAAAACTATCTAACGAATTGAGCCAGGGAGAAATAACAATTCCCCAATATCATATTCTTGAGCATCTTAATGATAGAGGTGAAACTACTATGCGTGAAATTGCTGATTATCTTTTTGTAACTCCTCCGGCTGTAACCGGTTTAGTTGATAAACTCGTAAAAATGCAATTAGTGAAGAGGGATTTTTCTTCTTCCGACAGAAGGATAATAATAATCTCTCTTACGCCTAAAGGTAACACAGTCATATCAAAAATTAAAAACCAATCCAACGAACTGTTTATTTCCATTTTTAAAGGGTTTTCTGCCCAAGATAGGAAAAATTTCATGGAGGTAACCAAAAAAATGGAGAAACTGCTGTGA
- a CDS encoding serine/threonine protein kinase — translation MEKGTEFQIGGETYVFDKLVGQGGMSQVYTAYKKTNDNAETHYIAVKFLPPSMESDKRRIKALREEFNIINKIPDPESYNIVKIYDMLKLKDGYCLIMPYLQGGNLIERVINREKTTGEKFPFTEKVRIARDIAYGLAYLHAYDIIHGDVKPSNILFNEEGRVRITDFGLSHFSSNTFFHILSRLFLVGLLLKKDLKGGTPAYMSPEQLKGAKPDKGVDIYALGVLLFELFTGTLPYSPYAFSNNRKSIIRGYYMARKRDRNSMTVKSQLLHLPFSLQEIILGCLMFDKQDRFPTIGSVYVKLDQIR, via the coding sequence ATGGAAAAAGGAACCGAATTTCAAATAGGCGGCGAAACTTACGTTTTTGACAAACTTGTAGGTCAAGGAGGAATGAGCCAAGTATACACCGCTTACAAAAAAACTAATGACAATGCAGAAACACACTATATAGCAGTCAAATTCCTCCCTCCTAGTATGGAGAGCGACAAGAGAAGAATCAAAGCGTTAAGAGAAGAATTTAATATTATAAATAAGATACCCGACCCTGAAAGTTACAACATAGTAAAGATATATGATATGTTGAAACTAAAGGATGGATATTGTCTGATTATGCCGTATCTGCAGGGCGGCAACCTTATAGAAAGAGTAATAAATAGGGAAAAGACTACAGGGGAAAAGTTCCCTTTCACGGAAAAAGTAAGAATTGCAAGAGATATAGCATATGGGCTTGCATATTTACATGCTTACGACATAATCCATGGAGACGTTAAACCGTCCAATATTCTATTCAATGAAGAAGGACGCGTAAGGATAACCGATTTTGGTTTATCACATTTTTCTTCCAATACATTTTTCCATATCCTGTCTCGCCTGTTTTTGGTTGGGCTTTTACTTAAGAAAGATTTAAAAGGCGGAACTCCTGCCTATATGAGCCCCGAACAACTTAAAGGTGCAAAACCCGACAAAGGCGTTGATATCTACGCTTTGGGAGTGCTTTTATTTGAGTTGTTTACGGGCACTTTGCCTTATTCTCCTTATGCGTTTTCCAACAACAGAAAAAGCATTATAAGAGGATATTATATGGCTAGAAAAAGAGACCGCAATTCAATGACAGTAAAAAGCCAGCTTCTTCATCTCCCGTTTTCATTACAAGAAATAATTCTGGGATGTTTGATGTTTGATAAACAAGACAGATTCCCCACGATTGGCAGCGTCTATGTCAAATTAGACCAGATAAGATAG
- the nadC gene encoding carboxylating nicotinate-nucleotide diphosphorylase — MNTEKLKSIIKSALIEDFGPESEGSQFEAGKKDITTETIIGDIKVKAVIISKNEGVIAGLDIANTAFQLVSKNTKFKKLVKDGDKVHKNQILAILDGKAKKILIAERTALNFLSHLSGIATLTSKYTEKIKPYECKLLDTRKTTPLLREMEKYAVKMGGGHNHRKGLYDMVLIKDNHLKLISYCEIKKVIDSVKKRISKSVKIEVEVDTLDSFKKIYDCKVDIIMLDNMSPDKMKKAVQWMKKQKALAKSKKIILEASGGINLSNIKEIAKTGVDLISIGEITHSAPALDVSLEIINIKSEIRISKYPLEIAKQFQGLSPRNSSNSRGETNSKL, encoded by the coding sequence ATGAATACTGAAAAATTAAAAAGCATTATTAAATCTGCTTTAATAGAAGATTTCGGCCCCGAATCAGAGGGTTCTCAGTTCGAGGCAGGCAAAAAGGATATTACTACAGAAACTATTATCGGAGATATTAAAGTCAAAGCCGTAATCATCAGTAAAAACGAAGGCGTAATAGCTGGTTTAGATATTGCAAATACCGCATTTCAACTGGTATCAAAAAACACAAAATTCAAGAAACTAGTAAAAGATGGCGATAAAGTTCATAAAAACCAAATTCTTGCAATTTTAGACGGTAAAGCAAAAAAAATACTGATTGCCGAAAGAACTGCTTTAAATTTTTTGAGCCATTTAAGCGGAATTGCAACATTGACTTCAAAATATACAGAAAAGATCAAGCCCTACGAATGCAAACTCCTTGACACCCGGAAAACAACTCCCCTTTTGAGGGAAATGGAAAAATACGCAGTAAAAATGGGAGGCGGACATAACCATCGCAAAGGGCTTTATGATATGGTGCTTATAAAAGATAATCATCTTAAACTTATATCCTATTGTGAAATAAAAAAGGTTATAGATTCGGTTAAAAAGAGAATCTCAAAGAGCGTCAAAATAGAAGTGGAAGTTGATACATTAGACTCTTTTAAGAAAATATATGATTGCAAAGTAGATATAATCATGCTTGACAATATGAGCCCCGACAAGATGAAAAAAGCAGTCCAATGGATGAAAAAACAAAAAGCACTAGCAAAATCTAAAAAAATAATTCTCGAAGCTTCAGGAGGAATTAACCTTTCAAATATAAAAGAAATTGCAAAAACAGGCGTAGATTTAATTTCCATAGGAGAAATAACACATTCAGCGCCTGCGCTTGATGTAAGCCTTGAAATAATAAATATAAAATCCGAAATACGAATCTCGAAATACCCCCTAGAAATTGCTAAGCAATTTCAGGGACTAAGTCCTCGGAATTCTTCGAATTCCAGAGGGGAAACAAATTCAAAATTATAA